The following nucleotide sequence is from Barnesiella viscericola DSM 18177.
TCTGTCGTCATTGGCAATCTTCATCATCTGCTCATGCGTTCCGGTCAGGATGATACGGATGGCTTTTGTCTGGTTCTTACCGACCTTGCGGCGCAGCCCGGCCGTGTCGATGCGGTGCTGTATCGCCTCGGTACGATTGGAAACTCCCTCGGGGAACCTGACCAGCTCACGGTTGAGATGTGTCCGGTCCGCATTGGCATTGACCGGCACATAAATTTTTCCCTTGGTATCCTTCCTTTCTATATGGCATGACATTCCGCTGTCATTACCGCTGCCACGCTGCAAGTGGCAAACCGCGTATTGTGTATTGCTCATATCTGTTCGTTTTATGGTTGTCATTTCTGTTGTAAAATCCCGTTTTATTGCCGGAGGCATATACTTAAATCCGAAGGGGAGCCCCTCGGCTTATGGGCTTTTTGACTGCCGGACGCGGAGTGGAGGCGGTGAAAATGCCCTAATAAGCTACGGGATTTTACAACCCCTTTCCCTTGGGACAGCAAGCTGTCCGGTGCCTTCCTGTCATTCCGTTTTTTTCGCATCAATCAGTTCAAGCCCGAAAGCGTCGATGAGGGACCGCAATACGGGATTGCGTTCTATCATCTGTTGAAGGATCATCTGCGGCGTGTCCTCCATCAGGAGGAAGTCTGCGATGTCCAGTCCGGCTTCACGCTGCGCACCGGTCGCAATCCTCTCCAGCATATCGGAACATGTGGCACGCCTGCAAAAGGATTCCAGCATCGGCAGCCGTCGCCTCCATTCTTCCGTCGCCTTGAGGTCGGGGAAGAGGACAACCTCCCGGCCGCCCAATACCTGCATGGTCTCGCTGTTGAAGCACCCGTGCATCCCTCCGGTGGCAAGCCAGATGAAGTCCGGGATGAAAAGGGCGGCGACCAGTGCCGTCTTCTCGCTCTCGACAACGGCTACGGGCTTGGCGGACATGGCGGCGGAAGTGTCCGACAGCAGATGTTCTCCGAACAGGCACTGCTTCATCCTGAAATCCTGCACCTTCCTCACGGAATGCACCCAGCTGACTTGGTTAAAAGGCTCCTTGATACGGTGTCCGGTTACGGCATCGTAGCCCATGATCTTGCCCGCACGCACGTTGCTGTTCCGGTCTATCTGCCAGAATACGGTCGCACCGCCCCACCTCCTTGAGGTACCGACCCTGTATAGGCTGAATAGCTTGTCCACATTCTCCTTGCCCATCACTTTGGGAAAGTATCGGTACAAGGGGTTGATGTCGTACCTGCGCATGGATTGCTCCACCCAATCAGAGGGAAGAAAAGAAATCCGTGGTTTCTGTTCGGGCAATGCTCTTGCTGGCGGTCTTGCAGCTATCGGTGTGCCGCCAAACCTTTCCTGCCCATTCAATCTTTCTTTGACAGCCGGATTGTCCCGGAAGTATTCCTTCGGGGTATAGTGGTAGCCGCAACTGTTGATATGGTCGCAGATGCCCACGTTGTCAGGGAAGGAAATCTCTCCCGCCTCGTCGATATAACGGGTAAAGCAGGACTTCCTGCCGCACTCCGGACAGACGGTCTTGCTGCCCGGCCTGTATTTCTGAAGATGGAATCTGTATCCGTTCATGATGCTCTCTTTTGTGGATTCCTGCAAGTGGAAACCGTCATTTGCAGTTTGCAGTTCCTGCAGTCTTGCAGGAAATACCTGTTTTTAGAACCCTGAAACTGCAAAACTGCAAAGACTGCAGGCTGCAACGAGGGGGTCATCCGTTGCAGTCTGGGGGTGACGGTTCATTGTCTGTCATATTAAATTTTCCAGATTTATAAAATAATTTTCCCCATATCCGACAAGACAGTCATACAAAAAGCGGTCGCACGAGGCGACCGCTTTTTGTATGACTGTTTCATGACTTTATCGTCTTAATCCTGTTCTCGGTTTCTTGCCCAATAGGAGGGTAGCGGTTCGTGCGCAGCGACGGGCCCATTGCAGGTCGTCATCGTCCTTGTCCCGCCAGGGGAGATTGCTTTGCGAACCTCCGCCGCCACCTCCGGCAGATATGGCTGGCGTATCAAGCATACCAACAAAGATAGCTACGGCTATGTCGGTCAGCTCACTGCTGTTGGCAACCTCCCGATAGTCGAACTCATCGTTGAAATAGTCAAGCACCCGCTCCGGAATATAGAAACGCTGTTCCCTCCCGCTATGGGAAGAAAGCGTGTAGGACACCGAGCCGGAACGATAGTGAGTATAGTCGTCCATATCGGTTGTCGGTCTTCTAACAGGTTCTGGTCTATGGATTTGAGAAGTATTGACCTGAGCGGCAAGCCTCTCCCGGTAGTGGAGCTTTTGCCACGTACGGGGAAGTTTCGAAATCATCAGGTTACGGGCCACTCCCAGTTCGGAAGCCTTGTATTTGGCATTTCCTTTGAGGATCGCATATCCACGGAGAACATCTTTCTTGTCTTTCCGTTCATATACGGAATAGCCTCTCCGGGCAAGTGCCTTCTTGTATTCTTCCCATGACCATGATGGCATGGTTCTCAATACCTCCATGCACTCTCTGCTTACTTCCGGAATGTTGCGACTTCGGATTTCTTCCGCAGTCTTCCAGCCACGTTTCACTGCAACTCGCTCGGCTGCACGTTGTGCCCGAAGATGAATGTTATGGTCATTGTTGATGTTCCCATTTTCATCAAAGCGGCAAATTGCGGCGTGTAGATGGGGAACTTTCCCTTTGGATTCCATGTGCAGGTAAACCGTGTATTTGCTGTTTGCCAGATTGGTCGGGCTGGAACGGACTTTACCGTCCTTGCCGGTAATCGTTTGTTTATCGAACTCTTCGGCGAACTCGTGCCAGAGTTTTTGCCAGTCCTCAATGTCATAGAAACTGGTATGCTCAGGCGATGGACTCAACTCTATTCTGATTATGGAATTCTTTATCGGCCGATGCTGGGAAAGGGTCAACTGCATGGAGTTCCATATTCCCATAGCGTCCAGTTCCGGGGGCAACAGATTGTCCAATACCCGATATATTTTTTCCGGATGCTTCTTGTGTTTTGATTCGCCAGTAATATAACGAAGGTCATTGATGCCGTAAGATATGGCTTTGGCTTTTGCAATCATTTTTCTTCGGATTGAGGGTTGGACGGAATTCTATTTTTCTCCTTTACGGCTTCCAGGAATTGGTAGACGCCTTCGGCAACATTGGAAAGTTCTCCGAGCCAGCCGACCATGAACGGAATCTGATTGAACATTACCATCCGCTGCTTTGTGGACATTCCATGAAGTGCGGAGGTATATTTTACGAGATCAGACCGACAATTGTCCAGATTCTGCAGCAGTGCCGCCTCTTCTTTCGTGAGCCTCGCTTTGGGCTTGAAGTTATATGCACATGACAATATGTAGTCGCTTACGGTCATGCCGCATTGTTCGGCCAGTGATTTTATATGGTCTCTCTGGCTGGGAGTGACTTTTGCCCCGACAAAAACGCTTCTTGTTTCTTTCGGGGAAGTTGATGTATTGACAATATCTTCTTTCATTTGAATCGTTGTTATAATGGTTGAAAAGGTGCGAGCTTGCGAGTACCGTACTGGCGAAGGAACTGAGCAGTCAAGAGCGCCAATGTACAACCGTAACGCAGTGAGGTTATACCTTGGCATATCTCGAAACAGTTACCTGTTTATGCTTCCCCGCAAGCCATATCGGATGTGTATAATGAATTGGCTCTTGGACAATGAAATGCAGGATAATATTATCCAATAAAAGAGGGGAGAAAATAAGTATCTCACATGGTGATTTCCTGCCGACTTTGCTTTATTCTAATATATACGCCCCAGCAATAAAGTAAAGTTGTATTCAGTAATGGCATTCCGGATTGAGAATATAATTTTTCCCCTCCTTTATGACCATCCGCTTGTTGCCAAGAAAGGTGGCTACCTTGACCGCCTTGTTGTAGCCGAGCTTTACATTGTGCAATCCGTAAGCTTCCTTCAGACGTTCCAGGTAGTCATCGTAACTGCCGATATTGCCATTGGCAAAAGCGGCATCCACTGCAGCACGATGTACAGGCTCAGGAATTTCCCTCTCCGGATCGAACGGTTCTTTGGTCGGTCGCCCGCTCTTCTTCTCTTTGGACAGATATGGTTCTACCAGTTCGGGCAGGACGTCTTCGTTTATGCGGAAAGCGAAAGGTTCAAAGTCCCGGTCCCGGATGTGC
It contains:
- a CDS encoding DUF6371 domain-containing protein, whose product is MNGYRFHLQKYRPGSKTVCPECGRKSCFTRYIDEAGEISFPDNVGICDHINSCGYHYTPKEYFRDNPAVKERLNGQERFGGTPIAARPPARALPEQKPRISFLPSDWVEQSMRRYDINPLYRYFPKVMGKENVDKLFSLYRVGTSRRWGGATVFWQIDRNSNVRAGKIMGYDAVTGHRIKEPFNQVSWVHSVRKVQDFRMKQCLFGEHLLSDTSAAMSAKPVAVVESEKTALVAALFIPDFIWLATGGMHGCFNSETMQVLGGREVVLFPDLKATEEWRRRLPMLESFCRRATCSDMLERIATGAQREAGLDIADFLLMEDTPQMILQQMIERNPVLRSLIDAFGLELIDAKKTE
- a CDS encoding relaxase family protein, with the protein product MIAKAKAISYGINDLRYITGESKHKKHPEKIYRVLDNLLPPELDAMGIWNSMQLTLSQHRPIKNSIIRIELSPSPEHTSFYDIEDWQKLWHEFAEEFDKQTITGKDGKVRSSPTNLANSKYTVYLHMESKGKVPHLHAAICRFDENGNINNDHNIHLRAQRAAERVAVKRGWKTAEEIRSRNIPEVSRECMEVLRTMPSWSWEEYKKALARRGYSVYERKDKKDVLRGYAILKGNAKYKASELGVARNLMISKLPRTWQKLHYRERLAAQVNTSQIHRPEPVRRPTTDMDDYTHYRSGSVSYTLSSHSGREQRFYIPERVLDYFNDEFDYREVANSSELTDIAVAIFVGMLDTPAISAGGGGGGSQSNLPWRDKDDDDLQWARRCARTATLLLGKKPRTGLRR
- a CDS encoding plasmid mobilization protein; the encoded protein is MKEDIVNTSTSPKETRSVFVGAKVTPSQRDHIKSLAEQCGMTVSDYILSCAYNFKPKARLTKEEAALLQNLDNCRSDLVKYTSALHGMSTKQRMVMFNQIPFMVGWLGELSNVAEGVYQFLEAVKEKNRIPSNPQSEEK